From a region of the Agrobacterium tumefaciens genome:
- a CDS encoding sugar ABC transporter ATP-binding protein, producing MANTILEMRNITKTFPGVKALENVNLQVKEGEIHALVGENGAGKSTLMKVLSGVYPAGTYEGEIHYDGAVRNFRAINDSEDIGIIIIHQELALVPLLSIAENIFLGNEVASSGVINWQTTFNRTRELLKKVGLKESPETLITDIGVGKQQLVEIAKALSKSVKLLILDEPTASLNETDSEALLNLLMEFRKQGMTSIIITHKLNEVRKVADQITVLRDGMTVKTLDCHKEEISEDVIIRNMVGRDLEDRYPPRDVPIGETILEVKNWNAYHQHHRDRQMLHDINITVRKGEVVGIAGLMGAGRTEFAMSVFGKSYGHKITGEVLMDGKAVDVSTVRKAIDAGLAYVTEDRKHLGLVLNDNILHNTTLANLAGVSNAGVIDDIREMKVASDFRTRLRIRSSGIFQETVNLSGGNQQKVVLSKWLFSNPEVLILDEPTRGIDVGAKYEIYTIINQLAADGKGVLMISSEMPELLGNCDRIYVMNEGRIVAELPKGEASQESIMRAIMRSGEKNS from the coding sequence ATGGCCAATACCATTCTCGAAATGCGGAACATCACCAAGACGTTTCCAGGCGTGAAGGCGCTTGAGAACGTCAACCTCCAAGTGAAGGAAGGTGAGATCCACGCACTCGTCGGTGAGAACGGCGCTGGAAAGTCGACTTTGATGAAGGTCCTTTCCGGTGTTTATCCCGCGGGCACCTATGAAGGTGAAATTCACTACGACGGCGCCGTCCGTAATTTTCGCGCGATCAACGATAGCGAAGATATCGGCATCATCATCATTCACCAGGAACTGGCGCTCGTGCCGCTGCTGTCGATTGCTGAGAACATCTTTCTCGGCAATGAAGTTGCGTCGAGCGGCGTCATCAACTGGCAGACGACGTTCAACCGCACCCGCGAGCTTCTGAAGAAGGTCGGGTTGAAGGAATCGCCTGAAACCCTCATCACCGACATTGGCGTCGGCAAGCAGCAGCTCGTCGAAATCGCCAAGGCGTTGTCGAAGAGCGTGAAGCTGCTCATTCTCGATGAGCCGACGGCGTCGCTCAACGAAACCGATTCCGAAGCGTTGCTGAACCTGCTTATGGAGTTCCGCAAGCAGGGCATGACGTCGATCATCATCACCCACAAGCTGAACGAAGTGCGCAAGGTGGCCGACCAGATCACCGTGCTGCGCGACGGAATGACCGTGAAGACGCTCGACTGTCATAAGGAAGAAATCAGCGAAGACGTCATCATCCGCAACATGGTGGGCCGCGATCTGGAAGATCGTTATCCACCACGCGATGTGCCGATTGGCGAAACCATTCTCGAAGTGAAGAACTGGAACGCTTATCACCAGCACCACCGCGATCGCCAGATGCTGCACGACATCAACATCACCGTCCGCAAGGGCGAGGTTGTCGGCATCGCGGGTCTGATGGGTGCGGGGCGTACGGAATTCGCGATGAGCGTGTTCGGCAAGTCCTACGGCCACAAGATCACCGGCGAGGTGCTGATGGACGGAAAGGCCGTCGACGTCAGTACGGTTCGCAAGGCAATCGATGCGGGTCTCGCTTATGTCACGGAAGACCGCAAGCATCTCGGTCTGGTGTTGAACGACAACATCCTGCACAACACGACACTCGCCAACCTGGCCGGTGTCTCCAATGCGGGGGTTATCGATGACATCAGGGAGATGAAGGTGGCGAGCGATTTTCGCACGCGCCTGCGCATCCGGTCTTCGGGCATCTTCCAGGAGACGGTCAATCTTTCGGGCGGCAACCAGCAGAAGGTCGTGCTGTCGAAGTGGCTGTTCTCCAATCCCGAGGTTCTGATCCTCGATGAACCGACGCGCGGTATCGACGTCGGTGCCAAATATGAAATCTACACCATCATCAACCAGCTCGCTGCCGACGGCAAAGGCGTTCTGATGATTTCATCGGAAATGCCAGAATTGCTCGGCAATTGCGACCGCATCTACGTCATGAACGAAGGCCGCATCGTTGCCGAACTGCCGAAGGGAGAGGCGAGCCAGGAAAGCATCATGCGCGCTATCATGCGCTCAGGGGAGAAGAACTCATGA